One Saccharopolyspora erythraea NRRL 2338 genomic region harbors:
- a CDS encoding DUF948 domain-containing protein: MTPTQIAALIAAGAFVLLVVLLAIPLVKLGRTLDEATVAIRKAHENSDPLFTGANTTLTHVNTQLERVDGITANAKTVSGNVSALSSLFTATLGGPLVKTAAFSYGVSKALRARRKRKEEPAGRHSRRKGGRK, from the coding sequence GTGACGCCCACGCAGATCGCCGCGCTCATCGCGGCAGGCGCGTTCGTGCTGCTGGTCGTGCTGCTGGCGATCCCGCTGGTCAAGCTCGGCCGCACGCTGGACGAGGCGACCGTCGCGATCCGCAAGGCGCACGAGAACTCCGACCCGCTGTTCACCGGCGCCAACACGACGCTCACCCACGTCAACACCCAGCTCGAGCGGGTCGACGGCATCACCGCCAACGCCAAGACCGTCAGCGGCAACGTCTCGGCCTTGTCCTCGCTGTTCACGGCTACACTTGGTGGGCCGTTGGTGAAGACCGCGGCCTTCTCCTACGGGGTCAGCAAGGCGCTGCGCGCCCGGCGCAAGCGCAAGGAAGAGCCCGCGGGCAGGCACTCCCGGCGCAAGGGTGGTCGCAAGTGA
- the ruvX gene encoding Holliday junction resolvase RuvX — translation MNAQGSGHRPGPGRRLGIDVGAVRVGVALSDPAPMLATPLVTLQRDVEGGGDLGRLVEIVAEHEVVEVVVGMPRTLAGRHGPAAEAAESYGTALAERIAPVPVVYSDERLTTVTASRMLSKRGVRGKKQRAVVDQAAAVEILQAWLDSRGNTTREELS, via the coding sequence GTGAACGCGCAAGGCAGCGGGCACCGGCCCGGCCCCGGACGGCGTCTGGGGATCGACGTCGGTGCGGTCCGCGTCGGCGTCGCGCTCAGCGACCCGGCGCCGATGCTGGCCACCCCGCTGGTCACGTTGCAGCGCGATGTCGAAGGCGGTGGCGATCTCGGCAGGCTCGTCGAGATCGTCGCCGAGCACGAGGTTGTCGAGGTCGTCGTCGGCATGCCCAGGACGCTCGCGGGCAGGCACGGCCCGGCGGCCGAGGCCGCCGAGAGCTACGGCACCGCGCTCGCGGAGCGGATCGCCCCGGTGCCGGTGGTCTACTCCGACGAACGGCTCACCACCGTCACCGCCAGCCGGATGCTGAGCAAGCGCGGCGTGCGCGGTAAGAAACAACGGGCCGTGGTCGACCAGGCCGCGGCCGTCGAGATTCTGCAGGCGTGGTTGGACTCCCGGGGGAACACGACTCGAGAGGAACTTTCGTGA
- a CDS encoding 2-hydroxyacid dehydrogenase — MDRRIVVTRSVPESALDVLRTAGEVRVCGQDRPLEVAELHEAVRGADAIVSMLHDRVDDAVADAAGPGLRIVANVAVGYDNVDVAALSRRGIAVTNTPGVLVDATADLAFGLLLSVTRRLGEGERLLRARQPWSFHLGFMLGTGLQGKTLGIVGLGEIGQAVARRARAFGMRIAYTGRRRAAAEVETELDARYLAQDDLLRESDVVSLHCPLTEQTRHLIGERALGLMKPSAVLVNTSRGPVVDERALATALHEGRIAGAALDVFEREPAVEPALLELDNVALAPHLGSATIETRTAMAELAARNVAAVLGGNAPVTPVAG; from the coding sequence GTGGACAGGCGGATCGTGGTCACCAGGTCGGTGCCGGAGTCGGCGCTGGACGTGCTGCGCACGGCGGGGGAGGTGCGGGTTTGCGGCCAGGACCGGCCGCTGGAGGTCGCCGAACTGCACGAGGCGGTGCGCGGGGCGGATGCCATCGTGTCGATGCTGCACGACCGCGTCGACGACGCCGTGGCCGACGCCGCGGGGCCCGGTCTGCGGATCGTGGCCAACGTCGCGGTCGGGTACGACAACGTCGACGTCGCCGCGCTCAGCCGGCGCGGCATCGCGGTCACCAACACCCCGGGCGTGCTGGTCGACGCGACCGCGGACCTGGCGTTCGGCCTGCTGCTCTCGGTCACCCGGCGCCTGGGCGAGGGCGAGCGGCTGCTGCGGGCGCGGCAGCCGTGGAGCTTCCACCTGGGTTTCATGCTCGGCACCGGTCTGCAGGGCAAGACGCTGGGCATCGTCGGGCTGGGCGAGATCGGGCAGGCGGTGGCCCGGCGGGCCAGGGCGTTCGGGATGCGCATCGCCTACACGGGCCGGCGCCGCGCGGCCGCCGAGGTGGAGACCGAGCTCGACGCCCGCTACCTCGCCCAGGACGACCTGCTGCGCGAGTCCGACGTCGTGTCGCTGCACTGCCCGCTGACCGAGCAGACCCGGCACCTGATCGGCGAGCGCGCCCTCGGCCTGATGAAGCCGAGCGCGGTGCTGGTCAACACCAGCCGTGGTCCGGTCGTCGACGAGCGGGCGCTGGCCACCGCGCTGCACGAGGGACGGATCGCCGGAGCGGCGCTGGACGTCTTCGAGCGCGAACCGGCCGTCGAGCCTGCTCTGCTGGAGCTGGACAACGTCGCGCTCGCCCCGCACCTGGGGTCGGCGACGATCGAGACCCGGACCGCGATGGCCGAGCTCGCGGCCCGCAACGTGGCGGCCGTGCTCGGCGGGAACGCGCCGGTCACGCCGGTGGCGGGGTAA
- the alaS gene encoding alanine--tRNA ligase, with protein sequence MQTHEINQRFTEHFRKAGHTVVPSASLILDDPTLLFVNAGMVQFKPYFLGDAPAPYPRATSIQKCVRTGDIDEVGKTTRHNTFFQMAGNFSFGDYFKEGAMEHAWGLLTSSQADGGYGFDPERLWVTVFEKDEEAAALWQKVTGIPAERIQVRDAKDNYWDMGVPGPGGPCSEIYYDRGPKYGREGGPVVDEDRYIEIWNLVFMQDIRGELPPKEGHPPIGELPTKNIDTGMGVERVACLLQGVENVYETDLVRPVIAKAEELSGRSYGANHEDDVRFRVIADHARSGVMLVGDGVTPGNEARGYVLRRLLRRIIRSTRLLGVHEPVLGEFAAVVRDAMAPSYPELVTEFDRIDSVMRNEEDAFLSTLTAGSKIFDLAVADTKKAGGTQLAGAKAFQLHDTYGFPIDLTLEMASEQGLSVDEHGFRELMSEQRRRAKEDAKSRKSGHGDLSTYRTLLDQHGTTEFLGYTDLQAQSRVLGLLVDGVPAKSAAAGTEVELILDRTPFYAEGGGQIADTGRLTGPGVEVEVHDVQRAVPGLFVHRAKVTAGELGVDTSLEAAVDSKRRHAIERSHSATHLVHAAVRSAYGKRAAQAGSLNSPGRMRFDFTAPAAVSGAVLGGVEEEVNSYLQNDVEVQSYTTTMDRAMELGAVALFGEKYGDQVRVVDMGDYSRELCGGTHVGRIGQLGVVKLVADSSVGSGVHRVEALVGMDAMRHISKEHLLVSRLAEQFKVPAEELPERIAGVVSRLRSAEKELEQLRVAQVLQSAGELAGKGTDVHGVTLVAEQVPDGVDGGALRALAGEVRGRLGSRPAVVALFSADGDKVSFVVGVNTPAQDLGLKAGKLVPSFAAEVGGRGGGKPDMAQGGGSNPAGITAAIAALRTGLDQAVARG encoded by the coding sequence GTGCAGACCCACGAGATCAACCAGCGCTTCACCGAGCACTTCCGCAAGGCCGGGCACACCGTGGTGCCCAGCGCCTCGCTGATCCTGGACGACCCGACGCTGCTGTTCGTCAACGCCGGGATGGTGCAGTTCAAGCCCTACTTCCTGGGTGACGCCCCGGCGCCGTACCCGCGGGCCACCAGCATCCAGAAGTGCGTGCGCACCGGTGACATCGACGAGGTCGGCAAGACCACCCGCCACAACACGTTCTTCCAGATGGCGGGCAACTTCTCCTTCGGCGACTACTTCAAGGAAGGCGCCATGGAGCACGCCTGGGGGCTGCTCACGAGCTCCCAGGCCGACGGCGGCTACGGATTCGACCCGGAGCGGTTGTGGGTCACCGTCTTCGAGAAGGACGAAGAGGCCGCCGCGCTGTGGCAGAAGGTCACCGGCATCCCCGCCGAGCGGATCCAGGTGCGCGACGCCAAGGACAACTACTGGGACATGGGCGTGCCCGGTCCCGGCGGCCCCTGCTCGGAGATCTACTACGACCGCGGCCCGAAGTACGGCCGCGAGGGCGGTCCGGTCGTCGACGAGGACCGCTACATCGAGATCTGGAACCTCGTGTTCATGCAGGACATCCGAGGTGAGCTGCCGCCAAAGGAAGGGCACCCGCCGATCGGCGAGCTGCCGACCAAGAACATCGACACCGGCATGGGCGTCGAGCGGGTCGCCTGCCTGCTTCAGGGCGTGGAGAACGTCTACGAGACCGACCTGGTCCGCCCGGTCATCGCCAAGGCCGAGGAGCTCTCCGGCCGCAGCTACGGCGCCAACCACGAGGACGACGTCCGCTTCCGCGTGATCGCCGACCACGCCCGCTCCGGCGTGATGCTCGTCGGCGACGGCGTCACCCCCGGCAACGAGGCCCGCGGCTATGTGCTGCGCCGCCTGCTGCGCCGCATCATCCGCTCGACCCGCCTGCTCGGCGTGCACGAGCCGGTGCTGGGCGAGTTCGCCGCGGTCGTGCGCGACGCGATGGCTCCGAGCTACCCGGAGCTGGTCACCGAGTTCGACCGCATCGACTCGGTGATGCGCAACGAGGAGGACGCCTTCCTGTCCACCCTCACCGCGGGCTCGAAGATCTTCGACCTCGCCGTCGCCGACACCAAGAAGGCAGGCGGCACCCAGCTCGCCGGTGCCAAGGCGTTCCAGCTGCACGACACCTACGGCTTCCCGATCGACCTGACCCTGGAGATGGCCTCCGAGCAGGGCCTCTCGGTCGACGAGCACGGCTTCCGCGAGCTGATGAGCGAGCAGCGCCGCCGCGCCAAGGAGGACGCCAAGTCCCGCAAGTCAGGCCACGGCGACCTGTCGACCTACCGGACGCTGCTGGACCAGCACGGCACCACCGAGTTCCTCGGCTACACCGACCTGCAGGCGCAGAGCCGGGTGCTGGGCCTGCTGGTGGACGGGGTGCCCGCGAAGTCGGCCGCCGCGGGCACCGAGGTCGAGCTGATCCTGGACCGCACCCCGTTCTACGCCGAGGGCGGTGGCCAGATCGCCGACACCGGCAGGCTGACCGGTCCGGGCGTGGAGGTCGAGGTCCACGACGTGCAGCGCGCGGTGCCCGGCCTGTTCGTGCACCGGGCCAAGGTCACCGCGGGTGAGCTGGGCGTCGACACCAGCCTGGAGGCGGCCGTCGACTCCAAGCGCAGGCACGCCATCGAGCGCTCGCACTCGGCGACGCACCTGGTGCACGCCGCGGTCCGCAGCGCCTACGGCAAGCGCGCCGCGCAGGCCGGTTCGCTGAACTCGCCCGGCCGGATGCGCTTCGACTTCACCGCCCCGGCCGCGGTGTCGGGCGCGGTGCTCGGCGGCGTCGAGGAAGAGGTCAACAGCTACCTGCAGAACGACGTCGAGGTGCAGTCCTACACCACGACCATGGACCGGGCCATGGAGCTCGGTGCGGTCGCGCTGTTCGGCGAGAAGTACGGCGACCAGGTGCGCGTGGTCGACATGGGCGACTACTCCCGCGAGCTGTGCGGTGGCACCCACGTCGGCCGCATCGGCCAGCTCGGCGTGGTCAAGCTGGTCGCCGACTCCTCGGTCGGCTCCGGCGTGCACCGGGTCGAGGCGCTGGTCGGCATGGACGCGATGCGCCACATCAGCAAGGAGCACCTGCTGGTCAGCCGGCTCGCCGAGCAGTTCAAGGTGCCCGCCGAGGAGCTGCCCGAGCGCATCGCCGGTGTGGTGAGCAGGCTGCGCAGCGCCGAGAAGGAGCTCGAGCAGCTGCGGGTCGCCCAGGTGCTGCAGTCGGCGGGCGAGCTGGCAGGCAAGGGCACCGACGTGCACGGCGTGACGCTGGTGGCCGAGCAGGTCCCCGACGGCGTCGACGGCGGCGCGCTGCGGGCGCTGGCCGGCGAGGTGCGCGGACGGCTGGGCTCCCGGCCCGCCGTGGTCGCGCTGTTCTCCGCCGACGGCGACAAGGTCAGCTTCGTGGTCGGTGTCAACACCCCGGCCCAGGACCTCGGGCTCAAGGCGGGCAAGCTCGTGCCTTCCTTCGCCGCCGAGGTCGGCGGCCGCGGCGGCGGCAAGCCGGACATGGCCCAGGGCGGCGGCTCGAACCCGGCGGGCATCACCGCCGCGATCGCCGCGCTGCGCACCGGTCTCGATCAGGCGGTGGCTCGCGGGTGA